The Thermodesulfovibrio thiophilus DSM 17215 genome contains a region encoding:
- the qmoC gene encoding quinone-interacting membrane-bound oxidoreductase complex subunit QmoC, producing MADEIVKPDLTFAKEVIKSGGESLKKCYQCSTCTVVCNLTPDKAPFPRKEMLYAQWGIKEKLFKNPDIWLCHHCGDCTAYCPRGAKPGEVLGAVRKLMIKNYSPPSFLAKWVSEPKYLLLIFLIPLLLFFGEMAILGYFSGVEIPRDENGEMSYVAFLPAVPWIDGPFMLIAAFAIICFYYGVKRYWLDLTSGMEIKRKDIYGCIYETVKDILLHKKFQLCSVNKGRYSAHMLVFYSFIGLAITTSIAFFYEWVLQWESPYPQTNIVKIIGNISGIALIIGIFLVIANRAKNAVKQGMGSYFDWLLITIIAVVGITGFLAELLRLAEVETLGYASYIAHLVFVFALFAYAPHSKMAHMVYRATAMVFARAAMREQSIKQEEAA from the coding sequence ATGGCAGACGAAATTGTAAAACCAGATTTGACTTTTGCAAAAGAAGTGATAAAATCAGGTGGAGAATCATTAAAAAAATGTTATCAATGTTCAACATGCACTGTTGTATGTAATCTTACGCCTGATAAAGCACCTTTTCCGAGAAAAGAGATGCTTTATGCTCAGTGGGGCATTAAGGAAAAACTCTTTAAAAATCCTGATATATGGCTCTGTCATCATTGTGGTGACTGTACAGCTTATTGTCCAAGAGGTGCAAAGCCTGGTGAGGTTTTAGGTGCTGTAAGAAAACTAATGATAAAAAACTATTCACCTCCAAGTTTTCTTGCTAAATGGGTCTCTGAACCCAAATATCTGCTTCTTATTTTTCTAATACCTCTATTACTGTTCTTTGGAGAAATGGCTATTCTTGGATATTTTAGTGGAGTTGAAATTCCAAGAGATGAAAATGGTGAGATGTCATATGTTGCTTTCTTACCAGCTGTTCCTTGGATAGATGGTCCATTTATGCTGATTGCTGCTTTTGCCATAATTTGCTTTTACTATGGAGTTAAACGATACTGGCTTGACCTGACATCTGGCATGGAGATTAAACGAAAGGATATATACGGCTGCATTTATGAGACAGTTAAAGATATACTGTTACACAAGAAGTTTCAGCTCTGTAGTGTAAATAAGGGACGATACTCAGCTCATATGCTTGTTTTCTATTCTTTTATTGGACTTGCAATAACTACCAGTATCGCATTTTTTTATGAATGGGTTCTTCAATGGGAATCTCCTTATCCGCAGACAAACATTGTAAAAATTATTGGAAATATAAGTGGAATAGCCTTAATTATAGGTATATTTCTTGTGATTGCAAACAGAGCTAAAAATGCTGTAAAACAGGGCATGGGAAGTTATTTTGACTGGTTATTGATTACAATAATTGCGGTAGTGGGTATAACAGGATTTCTTGCAGAGCTTTTAAGATTAGCAGAAGTAGAGACACTCGGTTACGCATCTTATATTGCTCATCTTGTATTTGTCTTTGCTCTTTTTGCCTATGCACCTCATTCAAAAATGGCTCACATGGTATATAGAGCAACAGCAATGGTTTTTGCCAGAGCTGCAATGAGAGAACAATCTATTAAACAGGAAGAGGCAGCATAA